In the Malus domestica chromosome 16, GDT2T_hap1 genome, one interval contains:
- the LOC103402708 gene encoding uncharacterized protein, translating to MEDYTSNNKKRVRDNSDDSAEVKRLREDLLGFLDDSDADPTAQDLDSVMRSFEEEIAAATNSCRSSPRPASDTEQASETDPASVPVVDLTSESGESNPDLGYLLEASDDELGLPPSENFSDEAAKGGENELVRVSSDLSGADDLWRFDDPVPSYDSLFLGSQDKINFHDSGSEYDAFDGLFGNNDVYFDSADYGEFSWRFETLPAQ from the coding sequence ATGGAGGACTACACCTCAAATAACAAGAAGCGGGTCCGAGATAACTCGGACGACTCGGCCGAGGTGAAGCGGCTCAGGGAAGACCTTCTGGGTTTTCTCGACGACTCGGACGCCGATCCCACGGCTCAGGACCTCGACTCCGTCATGAGGAGCTTCGAGGAAGAGATAGCTGCTGCAACAAATTCTTGTCGGTCGTCGCCGCGTCCGGCATCGGATACGGAGCAAGCATCGGAGACCGATCCAGCTTCCGTGCCGGTGGTTGACCTGACGTCAGAGTCCGGCGAGTCAAATCCCGACCTTGGATACCTGCTAGAAGCTTCGGACGACGAGCTGGGCCTGCCTCCGTCGGAGAACTTCAGCGACGAGGCGGCGAAAGGCGGAGAAAACGAGTTGGTACGAGTTTCGTCCGACTTGTCCGGTGCCGACGATCTATGGCGGTTCGACGATCCCGTTCCGAGTTACGACTCGTTGTTTTTAGGAAGTcaagataaaattaactttcACGATAGCGGATCTGAATACGATGCGTTTGACGGGCTGTTCGGAAACAACGACGTGTATTTTGACTCGGCTGATTACGGCGAGTTTTCGTGGCGTTTCGAAACACTGCCGGCGCAGTAG